CCGTGCGGACTCGAGCCCTGTCTCGTGTGCCGAATGTTCCTCGGTCGGGTCACGGATGGCGCAGTGTGGGTTGACATAGGGACCGTGATATCGGCAAACGCCCGCGTCAACGAGTCGTATGCGTGCCGTCGAGGGCGCCGGGCGCTCGAGGTGTCGAGGCGAGGGTGGTGACCCGAAGTCGACGCACGTGCGGTGCGGGCACGTATGGCAGTCGGTTACGCGTCGTGAGGCGGTTGCCGTCTGCGGCTGAGGGGTATCTGCATGCCGAGGTAACGCTTCCTTGTTGTGCATGAATGGGCAGGCGCGTTCACCGAGCACAGCGTGCAGCAGCGGTCCTCTTCGCTGCGAGGTCCGTCGCGAGCTGTTCGCGCACTGCTTGTCGATGTTCGCCGGTTGCCGGTCGAGCCTGGGGGATCGAGGTGGCGACGAGGGCACGGTGGCGGGTCTTGATGATCCGGTGTGCTGCATCTGTCGGGGTTTCGTCCTTGTGCGTTCGGCCGTGGATCTTTAGTTCGGTGGGGGAGGGGCCGGACCAATCGAGGCGGGAGAGTCGAAATGCCACCATCCGTAGCGGCGAGGTCATCGCGTGTGCGGTGGGCCATGTCCACCCGCGAGTGGTGCCGTCGTGGTTGAGGGCGTGAGCGATGTCGATGCCTGTCCAGCGGTCGGTGTCGATGCCGGCATCGGTCAGGAGGTCGCAGACCGATCCGATGTGCCCTCGGCGTCTGCCGGTTGCCTCGTCGATCCCGACGATCGTGCGTAGCGCGGGGACGCGGTCGATCAGTTGGGCGGCTGCTCGTTGGAGGGCCAGCGGTCGGGACGTGGTCGGTGTCGAGGTCTTCTCGCCTGCGCGTGTGCGCGCTTGGTGATCTTTCCTGACGGAAAGACACAAGGATAAAGAACCACTAGGGGATTGGGGTGCGGAAGCCAGTGAGCTGCGTTGGGTTGGCGAAATAGACCGGGTGGCAGAGGTTCCGCTCTTGGGAGCGGAGCGTGTCGTTCGTTGCCGCGGCCGTCGCCGTGGCTGCTGGCGTGGTGTCGGCGGTGCGGGCATGGTCTCGACGGCCCA
This is a stretch of genomic DNA from Rhodococcus rhodochrous. It encodes these proteins:
- a CDS encoding Rep protein, translating into MGRRVYTQDHPDEDAVDDLLDAQPPGTGAALSLPIPAGAYARIPTWHSRRYWLTLCEWIVTHTERGRAALTRHGIAAQTFLRVCAAHAHYAESATGRHVCAALATLATNDSLSVDQLKRGRRALKTLDLGVELARGKKLNATERQAAARLHSQVHGQLPARPQIGAASVWALSAPAWAVETMPAPPTPRQQPRRRPRQRTTRSAPKSGTSATRSISPTQRSSLASAPQSPSGSLSLCLSVRKDHQARTRAGEKTSTPTTSRPLALQRAAAQLIDRVPALRTIVGIDEATGRRRGHIGSVCDLLTDAGIDTDRWTGIDIAHALNHDGTTRGWTWPTAHAMTSPLRMVAFRLSRLDWSGPSPTELKIHGRTHKDETPTDAAHRIIKTRHRALVATSIPQARPATGEHRQAVREQLATDLAAKRTAAARCAR